A part of Ooceraea biroi isolate clonal line C1 chromosome 10, Obir_v5.4, whole genome shotgun sequence genomic DNA contains:
- the LOC113561424 gene encoding uncharacterized protein LOC113561424 has protein sequence MKPVSQALDILQGETGMYMGYLLPVLKTVKEKLETLNKSGFTHCQSLIAAVQQGLDKRFSTLFEKKELIIASCLHPKFKLNWINGEERKLAKNYLEDLLGIRSAENSPNLNEKLDNCDDFFTFDQQTKEIESTQEELYRFLKSSNCNIGMLNDYTTIKKHFIKYNTALPSSASVERMFSVGGSVITPQRGHLHDDIIEYQILLKINKNFY, from the exons ATGAAACCTGTATCGCAAGCCTTAGATATATTGCAAGGTGAGACAGGAATGTATATGGGATATTTATTACCGGTCTTGAAAactgtaaaagaaaaattagaaacacTGAACAAAAGTGGATTTACTCATTGCCAATCACTAATCGCAGCAGTTCAACAAGGTTTAGATAAAAG ATTTTCCACATTATTTGAGAAAAAAGAGCTTATTATTGCAAGTTGTTTGCAtccaaaatttaaattaaattggataaatggagaagaaaggaaactCGCTAAAAATTACTTGGAAGACTTATTAGGAATCCGTTCTGCTGAGAATTCCCCAAATCTTAATGAAAAACTCGATAACTGCGATgacttttttacttttgatCAGCAAACAAAAGAAATCGAGTCTACACAAGAAGAATTGTATCGATTCTTAAAATCGAGTAACTGCAATATTGGTATGTTAAATGATTATActacaattaaaaaacattttattaaatacaatacGGCACTTCCGAGTAGTGCATCCGTTGAACGAATGTTTAGCGTCGGTGGCTCTGTAATAACGCCACAAAGAGGACATCTTCACGATGACATAATCGAGTATCAAAtccttttaaaaattaataaaaatttttattaa
- the LOC113562773 gene encoding uncharacterized protein LOC113562773, whose amino-acid sequence MKTITKKHYTTNVQTDRKRNTSRKTYQVLKAEVDRHCRKMKKLAESLTDNTVVQDCVLSSSSSDELSEIEVCGPLSRKKNYETVTQSNMLRYSSDQSSSSVMRFDIEDMTLGSENNVSTSKNKIEEENVHILCNFDCSSEKGRKDAILDVADKGMLCYEDEYIDWSCILRKWAVENQVTLRTLDSLLKILKSIPMFCNLPFDPKTILRCGKRVEIENMGEGTYYNFGLKESIRKRILSGHIKQNMISLNINIDSVPLFKSIGTSFTPILCLVNDSGLPPFISAVYCGPGKPDIKMFLKDFAPELEELLHDGIDINEIKYKVVVKCFVCDAPARAYVKCIIGHSGYHGCERCIQKGKSVGRITFPEISAPLRTDESFACYVDQKHHHDISPLTDIGILMVSQFSLDYMHLVCLGVMHRLLLKWIKQKREYQFSSKCKRTVTSLLLAAAKVWPSDFNRKPRSLDEVKRWKATELRQFLLYLAPVVLKNYLPRLVYQHFLLLHVAITIFIREDLHKCMHSEAAETLRDFVKKGTSPELYGETFPVYNVHGLIHIVDDVKRFGVLDNVSAFIFENELHRIKHLIRGRSKPLQQLVNRMTEIEINGFATAKARQDGIVESSLQRASPTAELQGGSNYSKYIHNGKTLTLRDGDNFAMLHDSTIIKVINFYKNPVSEWVIGKKFVQYRDLYSVPLKSSKLGIFVVEKLSDLPRKYPVKKIRYKCVAIPLEKRGAYAIYPLVN is encoded by the exons ATGAAAACAATTACAAAGAAACATTATACTACTAACGTGCAAACAGACAG aaagcgTAATACATCAAGGAAAACGTATCAAGTATTGAAAGCTGAAGTTGACAGACACTGtaggaaaatgaaaaagctgGCCGAATCTTTAACAGATAATACTGTTGTGCAAGATTGTGTattatcttcttcttcatcggaTGAATTATCAGAAATTGAGGTTTGCGGTCCCTTgagtagaaagaaaaattatgaaactgTCACTCAAAGTAATATGTTAAGATATAGTTCTGATCAGTCCAGCAGTAGTGTAATGAGGTTTGATATAGAAGATATGACTTTAGGAAGTGAAAATAATGTATCGactagtaaaaataaaatagaggaGGAAAATGTCCACATTTTGTGCAATTTTGATTGTTCTTctgagaaagggagaaaagatGCTATTTTGGATGTTGCTGATAAAGGAATGTTATGTTATGAAGATGAATATATAGactggtcatgtattcttcgCAAGTGGGCAGTTGAGAATCAGGTCACTTTGCGAACTTTGGATAgtttacttaaaattttgAAGTCAATACCTATGTTTTGTAATCTTCCATTTGATCCCAAAACTATATTGAGGTGTGGCAAACGGGTAGAAATAGAGAATATGGGTGAAGgaacatattataattttggatTGAAAGAATCAATACGGAAGAGAATATTGTCAGGCCATATAAAGCAAAACATGATTTCCCTAAACATTAATATAGATTCGGTTCCACTTTTCAAAAGTATTGGTACATCGTTTACACCAATTCTTTGTCTGGTAAATGATTCCGGACTCCCTCCATTTATTAGTGCCGTTTACTGTGGGCCTGGTAAGCCtgacataaaaatgtttctaaaagaTTTTGCCCCCGAGTTGGAAGAGCTTTTGCATGATGGaattgatattaatgaaattaaatacaaagttGTTGTGAAATGTTTTGTTTGCGATGCTCCTGCAAGAGCATATGTCAAGTGTATCATAGGACACAGTGGTTATCACGGATGTGAGAGATGCATTCAGAAAGGGAAAAGTGTAGGGCGCATTACTTTTCCTGAAATCAGTGCTCCCCTGAGAACGGATGAAAGTTTTGCATGCTATGTTGATCAAAAACATCATCATGATATAAGTCCCCTGACAGATATTGGCATTTTGATGGTCTCACAGTTTTCTCTTGACTATATGCATCTAGTATGTCTTGGTGTTATGCAtagacttttattaaaatggattaagcaaaagagagaatatcaattttcttccAAATGTAAAAGAACTGTGACAAGTTTGCTTCTCGCAGCTGCAAAGGTTTGGCCTTCTGATTTCAATCGTAAGCCACGTTCATTAGATGAAGTAAAGCGTTGGAAAGCTACAGAGCTTCgacagtttttattatatcttgctCCTGTTGTTCTTAAAAACTATTTGCCAAGACTTGTGTATCAGCACTTTCTCCTGCTTCATGTTgcaataacaatatttataagagaGGATTTGCACAAGTGCATGCATTCTGAAGCTGCAGAGACGTTAAGAGACTTCGTTAAGAAAGGTACATCTCCTGAACTCTATGGCGAGACTTTTCCAGTATACAATGTTCATGGACTTATTCATATTGTTGATGATGTAAAGAGATTTGGTGTTCTTGATAATGTTTCGGcatttattttcgaaaatgaatTGCATCGAATCAAGCATCTAATTCGAGGAAGATCAAAGCCTTTGCAGCAATTAGTAAATCGAATGACTGAGATTGAAATTAATGGGTTTGCTACAGCCAAAGCACGCCAAGATGGAATAGTTGAATCGTCGCTCCAACGTGCAAGTCCTACGGCAGAATTACAAGGTGGTAGTAACTACTCAAAATACATTCATAATGGAAAAACTTTAACATTGAGAGATGGAGATAACTTTGCCATGTTACATGATAGCacaataattaaagtaattaatttttacaagaATCCTGTCAGTGAATGGGTTATAGGAAAGAAATTTGTACAGTATAGAGACTTGTATTCTGTTCCTCTAAAATCTTCGAAGCTGGGAATATTTGTAGTTGAAAAGCTAAGTGACCTCCCAAGAAAGTATCCAGTCAAAAAGATTAGATACAAATGTGTTGCTATTCCTTTGGAAAAACGTGGAGCTTATGCAATTTATCCATTAGTTAACTAA